The following coding sequences are from one Musa acuminata AAA Group cultivar baxijiao chromosome BXJ1-6, Cavendish_Baxijiao_AAA, whole genome shotgun sequence window:
- the LOC135676403 gene encoding uncharacterized protein LOC135676403, protein MESSGGEEVGLGSRWWIASRRRLMPDDPFFSAGNIERELLAKQVALDLTEDERYQLQKMEVANTEPVFCPIVGCAARLDCLEDFEDHYHARHTASCSVCSRVFPTSRLLSIHISEAHDSFFQAKVARGFLMYECLVEGCGVKLKSYKSRQQHLVDKHKFPTTFEFYKRAHPSKHQRQKHLRRQASYPKEASNNTDMDVDRKSSKQIYQKYRPKKASLKEGKEMEMEVEERRMDDLVSAVSKLSTSDSSPSSISFGHRNARGFAFVPRSIHHNRKQTSQSEVIKERTM, encoded by the exons ATGGAATCAAGCGGCGGAGAGGAAGTAGGGCTGGGGTCCCGGTGGTGGATCGCATCACGGCGAAGGCTTATGCCCGATGACCCCTTCTTCTCCGCCGGGAATATCGAACGCGAGCTCCTCGCCAAACAA GTAGCATTGGATCTAACTGAAGATGAAAGATATCAGCTCCAGAAAATGGAAGTTGCAAACACTGA ACCTGTTTTTTGCCCTATTGTTGGTTGTGCTGCTCGATTAGATTGTTTGGAGGACTTTGAAGATCACTACCATGCTCGTCACACTGCTTCATGTTCGGTGTGTTCGAGAGTTTTCCCAACGTCACGTTTACTTAGTATACATATCTCTGAAGCCCATGATTCATTCTTTCAGGCCAAAGTTGCACGCGGTTTTCTGATG TATGAATGTTTGGTCGAAGGCTGTGGAGTCAAGTTGAAGAGTTATAAGAGTCGACAGCAGCACCTTGTTGACAAACACAAGTTTCCTACTACATTTGAATTCTACAAAAGGGCACATCCTTCCAAGCACCAACGCCAAAAACATCTACGAAGGCAAGCTAGCTATCCAAAGGAGGCATCGAACAATACTGATATGGATGTTGATAGGAAAAGTTCGAAGCAAATTTACCAGAAGTATAGACCAAAAAAGGCTAGTCTCAAGGAGGGGAAGGAAATGGAAATGGAAGTTGAGGAGAGGAGGATGGATGATCTTGTTTCTGCTGTATCAAAGCTGAGCACATCGGATTCTTCTCCTTCGAGCATAAGCTTTGGTCATCGTAATGCTCGTGGCTTTGCTTTTGTCCCTCGGTCGATACATCATAACAGGAAGCAAACCTCTCAATCAGAAGTGATAAAAGAGCGAACGATGTAA